ttgCCCTGGGGCGATCGCACAGCCTCAGGAGTCGCCCTGCCCCCAGCTGGGGTTCTCAGGTACACGAGGCGCCCGGGACACCCAGGGAGGGGCGGGGATTCAGACAGGTGGGACCAGACCCAAGGAGAAAGGGGCACAGAGCagaggaggatggagaggaggaggacgGAAAGGAGGACGAAGACCAGGGGTGGAGAGAGGTGGAGTGTGGACAGGGAATCAGCGCGAGGAAGAGGTACAAGAAGATTCTGAGGAAAGCGTTGAGAGATTTGAGAGGAGCCGAAGCAGCAGCGATTTGTTCCTTGAGCGAAGTTTACTGGGTTCTTAGTGTGCATCAGGCCGGGCGCTGAGCGCTGGGGGTGGACACAGGCATCGACTCCGACTCTGTACTCGGGGAGCTTCGAGCCGGAGGCAGGGGGACAGAGGACAGACGCCGAGCCACTCCACAGACAGTGCGGGGACAGGGCTTCGAATTAGACCGCGGGAGGTACAGGTGGCGGCGGGCGGGGGTCCGGGACCCGCGGTAACCGACTCTTTTGGTCTCCTCGCAGCCTCCGTTCCCCCGGCCGGGCCTGGGCGGGAACCGCCACCCAGCTGTCGCGGCGGAGCCTGGCCCTGGCGGACGACGCGGCCTTCCGGGAGCGCGCGCGGCTGCTGGCCGCCCTCGAGCGCCGCCACTGGCTGAACTCGTACATGCACAAGCTGCTGGTGCTGGATGCGCCCTGAGCGCCGCGCCCGCCCCACTTGAATAAAGATCCTGCAGTGTGCTCTGGTCTGCGTCTCCTTCCTGCGCCCGCGGTGTGCGTGCGGGATACGCGGGCGGGGCTTGCGTCGCTACTCCGGTGTACCTCATCTCCTCagtcccctctctcttttcttcccacctcccccttccccaatcatctttccctccctccacccctaaTCTCTGTCTGCCCCCTGCTCTGGTCTCCCTCCATgccccagctctgtcccctcctctcgCTCTgggcttctgtccctccccacccgcGTCTCTGCTCCCACCCCACTTGCGGGTCTCCGTCCTCTTCTCTGggtttctttccccttctcttgtTCCCTGCAACCTACCAGGTCTCTGGTTTCCCTGAGTCCCAGTCCCCTTCTCTaggtctctgtccctctctgggtGTCGGTTCGCCATCTCTCTGAGTCTCTGCACTTCTGTCTCTTTTCACCCTCCCGGCTTCCTaatcctctgcctcctctctctcctcttctttctgcctcttaaactcttcctttcattcctaatcgctttcttttttctctgcctgattccctcagatcttttctttcttctgtcgtttccctctctccctcttccagctCTTTCCTCGAATGTCACCTTTTCCGCTCTCTCCTCACTTCCCGACTTCGCCCTGGGCGCAGTGGAAAGATGGGGCGGGGGTTGCTTCTGGGGCGAGATGAACCTACAATTCAAGACCAGGTTCCCCCAGACCTCTCTGTGTGGTATTGGGAAGGGCTGCTTAACCTCTGAGCCTTTTTTCCCTCATCCGAGGATTAACCGATACACCATGAGACAACTTCAACCCAGCGCCCGCGAAGCAAAACGCGTTTGTTAGAAAAGGGTTTCTGCACCTTTAGCAGCAGCCTCC
The DNA window shown above is from Mustela nigripes isolate SB6536 chromosome 17, MUSNIG.SB6536, whole genome shotgun sequence and carries:
- the PTH2 gene encoding tuberoinfundibular peptide of 39 residues; the encoded protein is METHQVSRSPRVRLLLLLLLLLLPWGDRTASGVALPPAGVLSLRSPGRAWAGTATQLSRRSLALADDAAFRERARLLAALERRHWLNSYMHKLLVLDAP